The following proteins come from a genomic window of Yinghuangia sp. ASG 101:
- a CDS encoding phosphotransferase family protein has product MSDLDLIGFGRLLSWLDENGISSGPLSDVEQLSGGTQNILVRFTRGGRSYVLRRPPRYKRDTSDEAMRREAAVLAGLAGSDVPHPRLVGLCTDQDVLGCVFLVMEGVSGFTATTSVPEPVASSAALQRAMGLSMVDALAALGRVDPAGAGLSGLGRPEGWLERQVPRWRAQLESYQTLRGWPGPDLPGLDDVADWLDANRPARWRPGLVHGDFHLGNVMFDPATGTVSAVVDWELATQGDPLLDLGHLLASWPDPDEPRKRGAAVPLPGLPGRDELVARYAEGSDRDLAHVDWYHVLACFRLGIILEGTHARARAGKAPRDIGERLHLTAQALFEGALRVIGGPTRPTGR; this is encoded by the coding sequence GTGAGCGATCTCGATCTGATCGGCTTCGGCCGACTCCTGTCCTGGCTCGACGAGAACGGCATCTCGTCGGGCCCCTTGTCGGACGTCGAGCAGTTGTCCGGCGGCACCCAGAACATCCTGGTGCGGTTCACGCGCGGCGGGCGCTCGTACGTGCTGCGGCGCCCGCCCCGGTACAAGAGGGACACCAGCGACGAGGCGATGCGCCGCGAGGCGGCCGTCCTCGCCGGGCTCGCGGGATCCGACGTGCCGCATCCGCGCCTGGTCGGACTGTGCACCGACCAGGACGTGCTGGGCTGCGTCTTCCTGGTCATGGAGGGGGTGTCCGGCTTCACCGCGACCACCTCCGTTCCCGAGCCGGTCGCGTCGTCCGCCGCGCTCCAGCGCGCGATGGGCCTCTCGATGGTCGACGCCCTGGCCGCGCTGGGCCGGGTGGATCCCGCCGGCGCCGGCCTGTCCGGACTGGGCCGGCCCGAGGGCTGGCTGGAGCGCCAAGTGCCGCGCTGGCGCGCGCAGTTGGAGTCGTACCAGACGCTGCGCGGCTGGCCCGGCCCCGACCTGCCCGGGCTCGACGACGTCGCCGACTGGCTGGACGCGAACCGGCCCGCGCGATGGCGGCCGGGCTTGGTGCACGGCGACTTCCACCTGGGCAACGTGATGTTCGACCCGGCCACCGGGACGGTGTCCGCGGTCGTGGACTGGGAGTTGGCCACGCAGGGCGACCCGCTGCTCGACCTCGGGCACCTGCTCGCCTCGTGGCCCGACCCCGACGAGCCCCGCAAGCGCGGCGCCGCCGTACCCCTGCCCGGCCTGCCGGGCCGGGACGAACTGGTCGCCAGGTACGCCGAGGGCAGCGACCGCGACCTGGCGCACGTGGACTGGTACCACGTGCTCGCCTGCTTCCGGCTCGGCATCATCCTGGAGGGCACCCACGCCCGCGCCCGCGCCGGCAAGGCCCCCCGGGACATCGGCGAGCGACTCCACCTGACCGCCCAGGCCCTGTTCGAGGGCGCGCTGCGGGTCATCGGCGGCCCGACCCGGCCGACGGGCCGGTGA
- a CDS encoding CaiB/BaiF CoA transferase family protein produces the protein MAPAHRGLTPGALDGVRIVDFSRVLAGPHATMLLADLGAEVAKIERPGAGDDTRQWGPPWHEGEATYYLGLNRNKTSAAYDLTDPEHCAEIHELVAGADVVVENFRPGTMDRLGLGYGELSRRHPHLVYCSITGFGADKGAHLPGYDLIAQAVGGLMSITGHPDGEPTKAGVALVDVITGLHATIGILAALRHRERTGEGQRVEVNLLSSLLAALTNQASAHILTGAVPTAMGNAHPSVVPYQPVRTADRSLAIAAATNRQYAQLTRALGRPELADDERFATNAARVRNREALIAELEATFTRAGADHWFGVLSAAGVPCGPINNLEQAFTLAADLGLEPVVHPADGSPGAAQVRNPITLSATPAVYRTPPPPMPG, from the coding sequence ATGGCACCCGCACACCGCGGCCTGACCCCCGGCGCCCTGGACGGGGTGCGCATCGTCGACTTCAGCCGGGTCCTGGCCGGCCCGCACGCCACCATGCTGCTCGCCGACCTCGGTGCCGAGGTGGCCAAGATCGAGCGCCCGGGCGCGGGTGACGACACCCGCCAGTGGGGTCCGCCGTGGCACGAGGGCGAGGCCACCTACTACCTGGGACTCAACCGCAACAAGACCTCCGCCGCGTACGACCTGACCGACCCCGAGCACTGCGCGGAGATCCACGAGTTGGTCGCGGGGGCCGACGTGGTGGTGGAGAACTTCCGGCCCGGCACGATGGACCGCCTGGGCCTCGGCTACGGCGAACTGTCGCGGCGGCACCCGCACCTCGTCTACTGCAGCATCACCGGATTCGGCGCGGACAAGGGCGCCCACCTGCCGGGCTACGACCTGATCGCGCAGGCGGTCGGCGGGCTCATGAGCATCACCGGCCACCCGGACGGCGAACCCACCAAGGCGGGCGTCGCCCTGGTCGACGTCATCACCGGACTGCACGCCACCATCGGCATCCTGGCCGCGCTGCGCCACCGCGAGCGGACCGGCGAGGGCCAGCGGGTCGAGGTCAACCTGCTGTCGTCGCTGCTGGCCGCGCTGACCAACCAGGCCTCGGCACACATCCTGACCGGCGCCGTGCCGACCGCGATGGGCAACGCCCACCCGAGCGTGGTCCCGTACCAGCCGGTGCGCACCGCGGACCGCAGCCTGGCGATCGCCGCAGCCACCAACCGCCAGTACGCGCAGCTCACCCGGGCCCTGGGACGCCCGGAACTGGCGGACGACGAGCGCTTCGCGACCAACGCGGCGCGCGTACGCAACCGCGAGGCGCTGATCGCCGAGTTGGAGGCCACGTTCACGCGGGCCGGCGCCGACCACTGGTTCGGCGTGCTGAGCGCCGCCGGGGTGCCGTGCGGGCCGATCAACAACCTGGAGCAGGCGTTCACCCTCGCCGCCGACCTGGGCCTCGAACCGGTGGTCCACCCCGCCGACGGCAGCCCCGGCGCCGCCCAGGTCCGCAACCCGATCACGCTGTCGGCCACGCCCGCGGTGTACCGCACTCCCCCGCCGCCGATGCCGGGCTGA
- a CDS encoding class I adenylate-forming enzyme family protein: MGVGMVLDMAVSMFPDRTAVGSRDGGMTYAELAAAAAGGASVIREERVGHVVFVGVNGPALPVVTFAAALAGVPVAPLNYRLADDQLRDLIGQLASPIVVCDPAYRARLSACGVPVTETDEFVRRARTAPARDLPEVGDDETAVVLFTSGTTSAPKGVLLRHGNLVSYLIRTVEFGSAAEDDAALVSTPPYHIAGMGAVLSNVYSGRRMVHLPDFTPQGWLDLVRTEGVTSAMVVPTMLARVTDHLDGTPAGTPALRSLAYGGSRMPLPVLERALAAFPDTGFVNAYGLTETSSTIAVLGPDEHREALADPALRPRLASVGRLVPGVEGQIRDEEDRVLPDGEVGLLWVRGGQVSGEYLKEGSMLDDGGWFSTRDLARFEDDYLYIGGRADDTIIRGGENIAPAEIEDVIAAREDIGEVSVVGRPDDEWGERIVAVVAPRGGARIDPEELRTWCRERLRGSRTPDEVVVVDELPKTPTGKVLRRELVAGLTPA, translated from the coding sequence ATGGGTGTCGGAATGGTCCTGGACATGGCGGTCTCGATGTTCCCCGACCGCACCGCCGTCGGATCGCGCGACGGCGGGATGACGTACGCCGAACTCGCCGCCGCGGCGGCGGGCGGGGCGTCGGTGATCCGTGAGGAGCGGGTCGGCCATGTCGTCTTCGTCGGCGTCAACGGCCCCGCGCTGCCTGTCGTGACCTTCGCCGCCGCACTCGCCGGCGTCCCGGTCGCGCCGCTGAACTACCGCTTGGCGGACGACCAACTGCGCGATCTGATCGGGCAGTTGGCGTCCCCGATCGTCGTCTGCGACCCCGCGTACCGCGCACGGCTGTCGGCCTGCGGCGTCCCGGTGACGGAGACCGACGAATTCGTCCGGCGCGCCCGGACCGCTCCCGCCCGGGACCTTCCCGAGGTCGGCGACGACGAGACCGCCGTGGTGCTGTTCACCAGCGGCACCACCTCCGCACCCAAGGGCGTCCTGCTGCGCCACGGCAACCTGGTGTCCTACCTGATCCGCACGGTCGAGTTCGGCTCGGCGGCGGAGGACGACGCGGCCCTGGTCAGCACCCCGCCGTACCACATCGCGGGCATGGGGGCCGTGCTCAGCAACGTCTACTCCGGACGCCGCATGGTGCACCTGCCCGACTTCACCCCGCAGGGCTGGCTCGACCTGGTCCGCACCGAAGGCGTGACCAGCGCGATGGTCGTCCCGACGATGCTCGCCCGCGTGACCGACCACCTCGACGGCACGCCGGCGGGCACCCCCGCGCTGCGCTCCCTCGCGTACGGCGGCTCCCGCATGCCCCTGCCGGTCCTGGAGCGGGCGCTCGCGGCCTTCCCGGACACCGGGTTCGTCAACGCGTACGGCCTGACCGAGACCAGCTCGACCATCGCCGTCCTGGGGCCCGACGAGCACCGCGAAGCCCTCGCGGACCCCGCGCTGCGCCCCCGCCTCGCCTCGGTCGGCCGCCTCGTCCCCGGCGTCGAGGGCCAGATCCGCGACGAGGAGGACCGCGTGCTGCCCGACGGCGAGGTCGGTCTGCTGTGGGTGCGCGGCGGCCAGGTCAGCGGCGAATACCTCAAGGAGGGCAGCATGCTGGACGACGGCGGTTGGTTCTCCACCCGCGACCTGGCCCGTTTCGAGGACGACTACCTCTACATCGGCGGCCGGGCCGACGACACCATCATCCGGGGCGGCGAGAACATCGCCCCCGCCGAGATCGAGGACGTCATCGCGGCGCGCGAGGACATCGGCGAGGTCTCGGTGGTCGGACGGCCCGACGACGAGTGGGGCGAGCGCATCGTCGCAGTGGTCGCGCCGAGGGGCGGCGCCCGCATCGACCCCGAGGAGCTGCGGACCTGGTGCCGCGAGCGGCTGCGCGGCTCACGGACACCCGACGAGGTCGTCGTCGTCGACGAACTGCCGAAGACCCCCACGGGAAAGGTCCTGCGCCGCGAGCTTGTGGCGGGGCTCACACCCGCCTGA
- a CDS encoding SDR family NAD(P)-dependent oxidoreductase — MPSQLSGAGALEGKVAVVTGGSRGLGREMVLAFARAGADVMIVSRNLDACEDLAAAVRRDTGRTAVAHACHMADWAAQTGLVERAYEEFGRVDVLVNNAGMSPLYPALDEVTEELWDKILGVNLKGPFRLSALVASRMVAAGGGSIVNIGSVAAERPTPGDLPYAAAKAGLNVLTKGFAQAYGPTVRVNAIMAGPFLTDVSKSWDMDAVEEKMRAYPLRRAGRPDEVVGAALYFATEASSYTTGAVLAVDGGRTAGTR, encoded by the coding sequence ATGCCGTCCCAGCTCAGCGGTGCGGGTGCACTGGAGGGCAAGGTCGCCGTCGTCACCGGCGGGAGCCGCGGGCTCGGGCGCGAGATGGTGCTCGCCTTCGCGCGGGCCGGTGCGGACGTGATGATCGTCAGCCGCAACCTGGACGCGTGCGAGGACCTGGCCGCAGCGGTACGCCGGGACACCGGCCGCACGGCCGTGGCGCACGCGTGCCACATGGCCGACTGGGCCGCGCAGACCGGGCTGGTCGAGCGGGCGTACGAGGAGTTCGGCCGCGTCGACGTCCTGGTCAACAACGCCGGCATGTCCCCGCTGTACCCGGCCCTCGACGAGGTGACGGAGGAGCTGTGGGACAAGATCCTCGGCGTCAATCTCAAGGGCCCGTTCCGGCTGTCCGCACTGGTCGCCTCCCGGATGGTCGCGGCGGGAGGCGGCTCGATCGTCAACATCGGCAGCGTGGCCGCCGAGCGGCCCACCCCCGGCGATCTCCCGTACGCGGCGGCCAAGGCCGGCCTCAACGTCCTCACCAAGGGGTTCGCCCAGGCCTACGGCCCGACCGTCCGGGTCAACGCGATCATGGCCGGCCCCTTCCTCACCGACGTCAGCAAGTCCTGGGACATGGACGCGGTCGAGGAGAAGATGCGCGCCTACCCGCTGCGGCGGGCGGGCCGGCCCGACGAGGTGGTCGGCGCGGCCCTCTACTTCGCCACCGAGGCCTCCAGCTACACCACCGGAGCCGTCCTCGCCGTCGACGGAGGCCGCACCGCGGGGACGCGGTGA
- a CDS encoding CaiB/BaiF CoA transferase family protein has translation MAGPLDGLVVVDATWGMPGGITGMLLADYGARVVKVERPGTGPVVGANLRKVLDRGKWSVRADPATPRGRERIDALLADADVFLESFGRGRAAELGLDHAALSARHPHLVCASITGYGDDGPLADRPGYEALLNARLGMTAEQRAHRDGPIFLGHPTVSYGTGFVTAIGVLAALRARKLGGRGQQVSTSLLDGMLTLAAMNWWWNEKDISYLARSGKTAGFGRTRLITDPFRCADGEYLIPHTGGPGSFKRMMDLLGFGDRVQTVDGPEMQVPLDDDELVVARDLVPQAFRTRPRQEWLDLFHAADIAALPVLRPEEVFEDDQVRHAGVAVDLADPDHGVVRQIGPVIRFGASPAGIPAPAPRVGEHDDRTGEVARDPKWRPAAEAAVKAPLEGIRVVDFSSYFATGFGSRLLADLGADVVKVEPLSGDQMRPLGDLFEASQRGKRGIAVDMRTPEGQRIARELAAGADVVMVNYRPGKAEKIGLGYEQLKRLNPRLIYAYLPGFGSTGPKSGLKSFAPLVSGLVGLNFAGAGEGNPPVRRVMGNEDQYNGLLGAVSVLLALTHRDNTGEGQYVESPQLHSSLFVRSELAVDGAGQPVPGLVLDADQNGFSPLYRLYRTSDGWVVIAVFGDAHFTSLVRALGRPELAADERFRDDAARLAHAAELAAELEPRFASLTEQEAFDRLDAEGVPVEIPRDAPVMPELLWEEWATDSGRVVEHHHPEYGWSREVGTTIHLSETPAVFRGPSPALGQHTREVLAELGYPAGEIEALMGTVCKEPQGTAETTA, from the coding sequence ATGGCCGGACCCCTCGACGGGCTGGTGGTCGTCGACGCGACCTGGGGCATGCCGGGCGGCATCACCGGCATGCTGCTCGCCGACTACGGCGCACGCGTGGTCAAGGTCGAGCGGCCGGGCACCGGGCCGGTGGTCGGCGCGAACCTCAGGAAGGTCCTGGACCGGGGCAAGTGGAGCGTCCGGGCCGACCCCGCCACACCGCGGGGGCGCGAGAGGATCGACGCGCTGCTCGCCGACGCCGACGTCTTCCTGGAGTCCTTCGGCCGCGGGCGCGCCGCGGAACTGGGCTTGGACCACGCCGCGCTGAGCGCACGCCACCCGCACCTGGTCTGCGCCTCGATCACCGGCTACGGCGACGACGGCCCGCTGGCCGACCGGCCGGGGTACGAGGCGCTGCTCAACGCCCGGCTCGGTATGACCGCCGAGCAGCGGGCGCACCGCGACGGCCCGATCTTCCTGGGCCACCCCACCGTCTCGTACGGCACCGGCTTCGTCACCGCGATCGGCGTCCTCGCCGCCCTGCGCGCGCGCAAGCTCGGCGGCCGGGGCCAGCAGGTCTCGACGTCGCTGCTGGACGGCATGCTGACGCTGGCCGCGATGAACTGGTGGTGGAACGAGAAGGACATCTCGTACCTGGCCCGGAGCGGCAAGACCGCCGGCTTCGGCCGCACCCGGCTGATCACCGACCCGTTCCGCTGCGCCGACGGCGAATACCTCATCCCGCACACCGGCGGCCCCGGGTCGTTCAAGCGGATGATGGACCTGCTCGGCTTCGGTGACCGCGTGCAGACCGTGGACGGCCCCGAGATGCAGGTGCCGCTCGACGACGACGAACTGGTCGTCGCCCGCGACCTGGTGCCCCAGGCGTTCCGCACCCGGCCGCGCCAGGAGTGGCTGGACCTGTTCCACGCGGCGGACATCGCGGCCCTGCCGGTGCTGCGCCCCGAGGAGGTGTTCGAGGACGACCAGGTGCGCCACGCCGGGGTCGCCGTCGACCTCGCCGACCCGGACCACGGCGTCGTCCGCCAGATCGGCCCGGTCATCCGCTTCGGCGCGAGCCCCGCGGGAATTCCCGCCCCCGCGCCGCGCGTCGGCGAGCACGACGACCGCACCGGCGAGGTGGCCCGCGACCCCAAGTGGCGTCCCGCCGCCGAGGCGGCGGTGAAGGCGCCGCTGGAGGGGATCCGCGTCGTCGACTTCAGCTCCTACTTCGCCACCGGCTTCGGATCACGCCTGCTCGCCGACCTGGGCGCGGACGTGGTCAAGGTGGAGCCGCTGTCCGGTGACCAGATGCGCCCGCTGGGCGACTTGTTCGAGGCCTCCCAGCGCGGAAAGCGCGGCATCGCCGTGGACATGCGCACGCCCGAGGGGCAGCGCATCGCCCGCGAACTGGCCGCCGGCGCCGACGTGGTGATGGTCAACTACCGCCCCGGCAAGGCCGAGAAGATCGGCCTGGGCTACGAGCAGCTCAAGCGGCTCAACCCCCGCCTGATCTACGCGTACCTGCCGGGCTTCGGGTCCACCGGCCCCAAGTCCGGGCTGAAGAGCTTCGCGCCGCTGGTGTCGGGCCTGGTGGGCCTCAACTTCGCGGGCGCCGGTGAGGGCAACCCTCCCGTACGCCGGGTGATGGGCAACGAGGACCAGTACAACGGCCTCCTCGGCGCGGTGTCGGTGCTGCTGGCACTCACCCACCGCGACAACACCGGCGAGGGCCAGTATGTGGAGAGTCCGCAGCTCCACTCCAGCCTGTTCGTGCGCAGCGAACTGGCCGTCGACGGCGCGGGCCAACCGGTGCCTGGTCTCGTGCTCGACGCCGACCAGAACGGCTTCTCGCCGCTGTACCGCCTCTACCGCACCTCGGACGGGTGGGTGGTGATCGCGGTCTTCGGCGACGCGCACTTCACCTCCCTCGTACGGGCGCTGGGGCGACCGGAGCTGGCCGCGGACGAGCGCTTCCGCGACGACGCCGCCCGGCTCGCGCACGCCGCCGAACTGGCCGCGGAACTGGAGCCCCGCTTCGCGTCCCTGACCGAGCAGGAGGCCTTCGACCGCCTCGACGCCGAGGGCGTGCCGGTCGAAATCCCGCGCGACGCCCCGGTGATGCCCGAACTCCTGTGGGAGGAGTGGGCGACGGACTCGGGCCGGGTCGTCGAACACCACCACCCGGAGTACGGCTGGTCGCGCGAAGTGGGCACGACCATCCACCTGTCCGAGACTCCGGCCGTGTTCCGCGGGCCCAGCCCGGCACTCGGGCAGCACACGCGCGAGGTGCTGGCCGAACTCGGGTATCCGGCAGGGGAGATCGAGGCGCTGATGGGCACGGTCTGCAAGGAGCCGCAGGGCACCGCGGAGACCACCGCGTGA
- a CDS encoding FadR/GntR family transcriptional regulator — MNGSRPQKTALLVAQRIVADINERGNTAGDRLPPERTMVEEYEVGRGTLRESLRYLEFQGVIKLRPGPSGGPIVQQPDGSALAGSLSLLLQFHKASFQDIVESRSALEPAMARLAAERMTDDEIAELGRILDDERETVKEQAQFLRQTRRFHVTLAQGSRNALFSMLFAALNDILDGASMGVDYSLRQRKATTDIHAGIREAIIARDADLAERLMTQHMDALTQYTQKHYAESMAQPVVWGG; from the coding sequence ATGAACGGCTCACGTCCGCAGAAGACCGCGCTCCTCGTGGCACAGCGCATCGTCGCCGACATCAACGAGCGGGGCAACACCGCCGGCGATCGGCTCCCGCCGGAGCGCACCATGGTGGAGGAGTACGAGGTCGGCCGCGGCACCCTGCGCGAGTCGTTGCGCTACCTCGAGTTCCAGGGCGTCATCAAGCTCCGCCCCGGCCCGAGCGGCGGCCCCATCGTGCAGCAGCCGGACGGCAGCGCGCTGGCCGGGTCGCTCAGCCTGCTGCTCCAGTTCCACAAGGCGTCGTTCCAGGACATCGTCGAGTCGCGCTCGGCCCTGGAACCGGCCATGGCCAGGCTGGCCGCGGAACGCATGACCGACGACGAGATCGCGGAACTGGGCCGGATCCTCGACGACGAGCGCGAGACCGTCAAGGAACAGGCGCAGTTCCTCCGGCAGACCCGCAGGTTCCACGTCACGCTGGCCCAGGGGTCGCGCAACGCGCTGTTCAGCATGCTGTTCGCGGCGCTGAACGACATCCTCGACGGCGCCTCGATGGGGGTCGACTACTCGCTGCGCCAGCGCAAGGCCACGACCGACATCCACGCCGGCATCCGGGAGGCCATCATCGCGCGCGACGCCGACCTGGCGGAGCGGCTGATGACCCAGCACATGGACGCGCTGACGCAGTACACGCAAAAGCACTACGCCGAGTCCATGGCCCAGCCCGTCGTCTGGGGCGGGTGA
- a CDS encoding acyl-CoA dehydrogenase family protein, which translates to MSWDFETDPEYREVLEWADTFVTEEVEPVDRVITHAWDVSDPLRQRLIPPLQRRVREKGLWATHLRPELGGQGYGQVKLALLNEIVGRTHSGPVVFGCQAPDSGNAEILAHYGTPELKERYLRPLIDNAIVSCYAMTEPQGGSNPVEFRTTARRDGDAWVINGEKWFGSNARFASFYIVMAVTDPEEKPHRRLSMFVVPADTPGLSIVRDTGVWGHDYERGTHAYTRWEDVRIPADHLLGGVGQGFEVAQTRLGGGRIHHAMRTVGLVARSLDMMLERAASRSTRGGRLADKQMVQEMIADSWIQLEQFRLLVMRTAWRIDKYDDYRKVIKDIAAVKAAMPKVLLDVTSRAVQLHGSLGISKELPLGKWLMESYHMGLADGATEIHKLSLARQLLAGIEPYEGLFPGYHLPALEDEARRKFAAELKETEEMGAL; encoded by the coding sequence ATGTCGTGGGACTTCGAGACCGACCCCGAGTACCGCGAGGTGCTGGAGTGGGCCGACACCTTCGTCACCGAGGAGGTCGAGCCGGTCGACCGCGTCATCACGCACGCGTGGGACGTGTCCGACCCGCTCCGGCAGCGGCTGATCCCGCCGCTGCAGCGCAGGGTGCGCGAGAAGGGGCTGTGGGCCACCCACCTCCGCCCCGAACTCGGCGGCCAGGGGTACGGACAGGTCAAACTCGCGCTGCTCAACGAGATCGTCGGGCGCACCCACAGCGGCCCGGTCGTCTTCGGCTGCCAGGCGCCGGACTCGGGCAACGCCGAGATCCTGGCGCACTACGGCACCCCGGAACTCAAGGAGCGGTACCTGCGCCCGCTCATCGACAACGCGATCGTCTCCTGCTACGCCATGACCGAGCCGCAGGGCGGCTCCAACCCCGTCGAGTTCCGCACCACCGCGCGGCGCGACGGCGACGCGTGGGTCATCAACGGCGAGAAGTGGTTCGGCTCGAACGCCCGCTTCGCGTCCTTCTACATCGTCATGGCCGTGACCGATCCGGAGGAGAAGCCGCACCGCCGTCTGTCGATGTTCGTCGTCCCCGCCGACACCCCCGGCCTGTCGATCGTCCGCGACACCGGCGTCTGGGGCCACGACTACGAGCGCGGCACCCACGCCTACACGCGCTGGGAGGACGTGCGGATCCCCGCGGACCACCTGCTCGGCGGGGTCGGCCAGGGCTTCGAGGTCGCCCAGACCCGGCTCGGCGGCGGCCGGATCCACCACGCGATGCGCACGGTCGGCCTGGTCGCGCGGTCGCTGGACATGATGCTGGAACGGGCCGCGTCGCGCAGCACGCGCGGCGGCCGGCTCGCCGACAAGCAGATGGTCCAGGAGATGATCGCCGACTCGTGGATCCAGCTCGAACAGTTCCGGCTCCTGGTGATGCGCACGGCCTGGCGGATCGACAAGTACGACGACTACCGCAAGGTGATCAAGGACATCGCGGCGGTCAAGGCGGCCATGCCGAAGGTGCTCCTGGACGTCACCTCGCGGGCCGTCCAACTGCACGGCTCCCTCGGCATCTCCAAGGAACTCCCGCTCGGCAAGTGGCTGATGGAGAGCTACCACATGGGCCTGGCCGACGGTGCCACCGAGATCCACAAACTGTCCCTGGCCCGGCAGTTGCTGGCGGGCATCGAACCGTACGAGGGCCTGTTCCCCGGCTACCACCTGCCCGCGCTGGAGGACGAGGCACGGCGCAAGTTCGCGGCGGAGCTGAAGGAGACCGAAGAGATGGGAGCACTGTGA
- a CDS encoding enoyl-CoA hydratase: MSPYRYIRYDTVDEGRIARIVLNRPQARNAQNRGLLVELDEAFGRAESDDTVRVVVLSGEGPVFSAGHDLGTPEYVAERTPGPDLHPSFGCDGGTHTPVEMRYRQEYEHFYDNTRRWRNLRKITIAQVHGSVLSAALMLTWACDLIVAAEDTVFADVVAARLGMCGVEYFGHPWEFGPRKAKELLLTGDSVDADEAYRLGMVSKVFPADELEDRTLAFARRIAALPTMAALMVKDSVNQAMDASGFTVALDACFSLHQLNHAHWTVVSEGRSVVGTPELGMPDWRGAPGIRPARKDVV, translated from the coding sequence ATGAGCCCGTACCGCTACATCCGGTACGACACCGTGGACGAGGGCCGCATAGCGAGGATCGTCCTCAACCGCCCCCAGGCGCGCAACGCCCAGAACCGCGGCCTGCTGGTCGAACTGGACGAGGCGTTCGGCCGGGCCGAGAGCGACGACACCGTGCGGGTGGTCGTCCTGTCCGGCGAAGGCCCGGTCTTCTCGGCGGGCCACGACCTCGGCACCCCCGAGTACGTCGCCGAACGCACCCCGGGGCCCGACCTGCACCCGTCGTTCGGCTGCGACGGCGGCACCCATACGCCGGTCGAGATGCGCTACCGCCAGGAGTACGAGCACTTCTACGACAACACCCGGCGGTGGCGGAACCTCCGCAAGATCACCATCGCCCAGGTGCACGGCAGCGTCCTGTCGGCGGCACTCATGCTCACCTGGGCCTGCGACCTCATCGTCGCCGCCGAGGACACCGTCTTCGCCGACGTCGTGGCCGCCCGGTTGGGCATGTGCGGCGTCGAATACTTCGGCCACCCCTGGGAGTTCGGTCCGCGCAAGGCGAAGGAGCTGCTGCTGACCGGCGACAGCGTCGACGCGGACGAGGCGTACCGGCTGGGCATGGTCAGCAAGGTGTTTCCGGCCGACGAACTGGAGGACCGCACACTCGCGTTCGCCCGCCGGATCGCGGCGCTGCCGACCATGGCCGCGCTCATGGTCAAGGACTCGGTCAACCAGGCCATGGACGCCTCCGGCTTCACGGTCGCCCTGGACGCCTGCTTCTCGCTGCACCAGCTCAACCACGCGCACTGGACCGTCGTCTCGGAGGGGCGTTCGGTCGTGGGCACCCCGGAACTGGGCATGCCCGACTGGCGCGGAGCGCCGGGGATCCGCCCGGCTCGCAAGGACGTGGTCTGA